The Streptomyces tubercidicus DNA segment GGGGTCTGGCCGTCGGGTTCGACCCGGGGCGCCGGACCGGCTGAGGACGGGTCGGACGCCGGGCGGGCGGAGGGTGTGGATCGCATGAAACCTCCAACGTGAGGGGGCCGGGGTCAAGTAGGCGAGGGGCGAGGTCAAGAACGTGAGGGAGAAGGCTTCAAGACGGCGATATGACGGTGCGGTCCGCGGTCGAGCCGAGCGCGAGGCGGCGGGCCGCGAGGTCGGCGTACAGGGCGGCGCCGTCACCGAGCACGCCTTCGTCGAACTCGGCATAGGAGGAATGGTTGTTACTCACCGCTTCGGGGTCTGCGCCGGCCGGCGCAGCACCGAGCATCACCAGGCTCCCGGGCACTTCATTGAGGACGCGGGAGAAGTCCTCAGCCCCCGTGAGAGGGTGCGGCAGCGGCCGGAAGCGATGCTCGCCGAAGCCCTCGTTCACGGTGTCTTCGACGAAGGCGGTCTCCTGCGCATCATTGACGGTGACCGGGTACCGCTTGGTGAATTCCACCTTCGCGCGCAGCCCGTGAGCGGCAGCGATCTGTCGGACGAGGTGCACCACCGCGTCCTTCATTCTGCTCTGCGCCTTGTCGGAGAAGGTGCGTACGGTGCCCTCGAAGCGGGCCGTTTCGGGGATGACGTTGCGGCGGGTGCCCGCATGGAAGGAGCCGACGGTCAGGACGACCGGATCGAAGGGGTCACAGCTCCGGGTCACCATCGTCTGCAAGGCGGTGACGATTTCGCATGCCGCCGGCACCGGGTCCTTTGCACGGTGCGGCGCCGAGGAATGCCCGCCGACACCGGTGATAGTCACGTCCACATCGTTGGTCGCCGCCATGGTCGGGCCGCTGCGGGCCATAAAGGTTCCGTGCCGGAACCCGGTGGTGAACACGTGCAGGGCGTACGCGGCGACCGGCCGGGGCCCCGCGGCGTCGAGAACACCTTCGGCCAGCATCGCCCCGGCCCCGTCCCATCCCTCCTCGCCGGGTTGGAACATCAGCACCACATCGCCGGCGAGGTCGTGCCGGCGGCCG contains these protein-coding regions:
- a CDS encoding M20 metallopeptidase family protein, with the protein product MTFSDEAVAMRDHLVRVRRSLHSEPEVGLSLPRSQEKVLASLDGLGLEISTGSRLSSVTAVLRGARPGPAVLLRADMDALPVAERTGLSFASTTEGVMHACGHDLHTTMLIGAAHLLAGRRHDLAGDVVLMFQPGEEGWDGAGAMLAEGVLDAAGPRPVAAYALHVFTTGFRHGTFMARSGPTMAATNDVDVTITGVGGHSSAPHRAKDPVPAACEIVTALQTMVTRSCDPFDPVVLTVGSFHAGTRRNVIPETARFEGTVRTFSDKAQSRMKDAVVHLVRQIAAAHGLRAKVEFTKRYPVTVNDAQETAFVEDTVNEGFGEHRFRPLPHPLTGAEDFSRVLNEVPGSLVMLGAAPAGADPEAVSNNHSSYAEFDEGVLGDGAALYADLAARRLALGSTADRTVISPS